From a region of the Alkalicoccobacillus plakortidis genome:
- a CDS encoding ABC transporter ATP-binding protein, with translation MIYLRSVSKSYKNKQIFNDYTISIEEGEFVSIMGQSGSGKTTLLNLMSLIDKPDSGDVEILKHINPKNKMLRDLRRNHFGFIFQNYVLLNEKTIFQNLLISKSNITSKAKLEHEFAKALESVQLDSSRLHQPVYELSGGEQQRLAIARVILKPFSIIFADEPTGNLDDENKQIILDLFKQIQSTGKTIVSVTHDSYFAEYSDRIIKI, from the coding sequence ATGATTTATTTGAGGAGTGTTAGTAAATCCTATAAAAATAAACAGATATTTAATGATTACACAATATCTATTGAAGAGGGTGAATTTGTAAGTATAATGGGTCAAAGTGGATCAGGTAAAACAACACTATTAAACTTAATGAGCTTAATAGATAAACCGGATTCGGGTGATGTAGAAATACTTAAACATATAAATCCTAAAAATAAGATGCTAAGAGATTTACGGAGAAATCATTTTGGCTTTATTTTTCAAAATTATGTTCTTCTAAATGAAAAAACAATATTTCAAAATTTACTAATCTCTAAATCTAATATTACTTCTAAAGCCAAGTTAGAGCATGAATTTGCTAAAGCATTAGAGTCGGTTCAGCTAGATTCCTCACGCCTGCACCAACCAGTCTATGAATTAAGTGGAGGTGAGCAACAGCGTCTTGCAATCGCGCGAGTGATATTGAAACCATTTTCAATTATATTTGCAGATGAACCTACAGGAAATTTAGATGATGAAAATAAACAGATAATACTTGATCTTTTTAAACAAATTCAGAGTACTGGAAAAACCATCGTTAGTGTAACTCATGATTCTTATTTTGCGGAGTATTCAGATCGAATTATAAAAATCTAA
- a CDS encoding S8 family serine peptidase: MFYLGVNDERKLKVAIIDSGINTDLEIFQGYSILHYGENQIDELGHGTTVASIILDCLDPETDLKDTVEILSFNVLGKSGAKGNDLAKAINQAVEEEVDIINISLGLRDENPDLQNAIKNAHKENILILAASGNNGLLASDYPARYPEVYSVSAINSKQEYFEYSAKKKVDLVSVGVEVKAIDIFGKETNVTGTSFATANATNEIING; the protein is encoded by the coding sequence ATGTTTTATCTTGGTGTTAATGATGAAAGAAAATTGAAAGTAGCAATAATTGATAGTGGCATTAATACTGACTTAGAGATATTCCAAGGTTATTCGATTCTTCACTATGGTGAAAATCAAATTGATGAATTAGGACATGGTACAACAGTTGCTTCTATAATTTTAGATTGCTTAGACCCCGAAACCGACTTAAAAGATACTGTTGAAATTTTGAGTTTTAATGTACTAGGTAAGTCAGGTGCAAAAGGAAATGATCTAGCGAAGGCAATTAATCAAGCAGTTGAAGAAGAAGTTGATATTATTAATATTAGCCTTGGTCTTAGAGATGAGAATCCTGATCTACAAAACGCTATAAAAAATGCTCATAAGGAAAACATCCTTATCTTAGCTGCATCAGGAAACAATGGTTTATTAGCATCTGATTACCCTGCTAGGTATCCAGAAGTTTATTCAGTATCTGCAATTAATTCAAAGCAAGAGTACTTTGAGTATTCAGCTAAGAAGAAGGTTGATTTAGTTTCTGTTGGAGTGGAAGTTAAAGCGATTGATATTTTCGGTAAGGAAACTAATGTGACAGGCACTTCTTTCGCAACTGCCAATGCTACTAATGAAATTATAAATGGCTAA
- a CDS encoding cupin domain-containing protein, whose amino-acid sequence MLAEQGEDSIILEKGDSFSWNAIVPHMVKNIGDTKSVILIAIYSDTKLDELL is encoded by the coding sequence GTGCTCGCTGAACAAGGAGAAGACTCAATCATCTTAGAAAAAGGCGATTCTTTCAGTTGGAATGCGATTGTTCCACATATGGTAAAAAACATAGGGGATACAAAATCAGTCATCTTAATTGCCATTTATTCAGATACAAAATTGGATGAGCTATTATAA
- the spoIIP gene encoding stage II sporulation protein P, with amino-acid sequence MLGDTRTLLLNEIPGLRQYDYRIIVAGEGSDITNLPQESSPPLEEILKKRKVIDTPVPKDDNKEDPNEGVLDDEPKVLIYHTHSYESFLPHLPEVTDKNLAKSSELNITNVGDYLGKELNNLGINTIVDTTDIGQELKSRGLQHKNAYELSREIVTNILAEHDSIEYIIDIHRDSLRAEDTIATIDGEEHARLLFVIGEAVPGFEQNETMAKELHVKLEENAKGISRFVLGKGRNEGNGVYNQDLFKKAMLVEFGGVDNHMDDLQRSADVFAEVLREYINDIEGN; translated from the coding sequence ATATTAGGGGATACTCGCACATTATTACTTAATGAAATTCCTGGATTAAGACAATATGATTATCGAATTATAGTCGCAGGAGAAGGTAGTGATATTACAAATTTACCACAAGAATCTTCTCCTCCCTTAGAGGAGATATTAAAAAAGAGAAAAGTAATAGACACTCCTGTTCCAAAAGATGATAACAAAGAAGACCCTAATGAGGGCGTACTAGATGATGAACCTAAAGTCCTGATTTATCATACGCATAGCTATGAATCATTCTTGCCCCACCTACCAGAAGTGACAGATAAAAACCTTGCAAAAAGTAGTGAATTAAATATAACCAACGTTGGTGACTATTTAGGGAAAGAATTAAATAACTTAGGTATAAATACAATTGTAGATACGACAGACATCGGACAAGAGTTAAAATCAAGAGGGTTGCAGCACAAGAACGCTTATGAATTGTCTAGAGAAATCGTTACAAACATTTTGGCAGAGCATGATAGTATTGAATATATTATTGATATTCATCGCGATTCACTTAGAGCAGAAGATACAATTGCTACAATAGATGGTGAAGAGCATGCGAGACTACTATTTGTGATAGGTGAAGCAGTCCCGGGATTTGAACAAAATGAAACGATGGCAAAAGAACTTCATGTAAAACTCGAAGAAAATGCGAAAGGTATCAGCAGATTTGTATTAGGGAAAGGTAGAAATGAAGGCAATGGAGTTTATAATCAAGATTTATTTAAAAAAGCTATGTTAGTAGAATTCGGCGGTGTCGATAATCATATGGACGATTTACAGCGTTCAGCTGATGTGTTCGCAGAAGTCTTAAGGGAATACATTAACGATATAGAAGGAAATTAA
- a CDS encoding MarR family winged helix-turn-helix transcriptional regulator: MRNFNSDLSYMIQQINHSMEQMINERLESEGVSTSQARVLYHLYTTEGSNQREIQTSLSIKSSSLTKLIDILEKKQLVIRKESPNDSRVKLIFLTEKGKEKEKRLWQLREETETFLSQSLTPEQKDKLIEYLGEIKGTLN, encoded by the coding sequence GTGAGAAATTTTAATAGTGATTTATCGTACATGATTCAGCAGATTAATCATTCAATGGAACAAATGATTAATGAAAGACTTGAGAGTGAAGGTGTAAGTACTTCTCAAGCACGTGTTCTTTATCACCTTTATACGACAGAAGGGTCAAATCAAAGAGAAATTCAAACTAGTTTATCTATAAAGTCATCTTCATTAACAAAACTGATTGATATTCTTGAAAAGAAGCAGTTAGTCATAAGAAAAGAAAGTCCGAATGATTCTAGAGTAAAGCTTATTTTTTTGACGGAAAAAGGTAAAGAAAAAGAGAAGCGTTTATGGCAGTTAAGAGAAGAAACAGAAACATTCTTATCTCAATCATTAACACCAGAACAGAAAGATAAGTTGATTGAATACTTAGGAGAAATAAAAGGCACATTAAATTGA
- a CDS encoding pentapeptide repeat-containing protein, translating into MKIDQPKISNELTTKSFQDIFYEEDPHLSYGLVSESSFDSEDMDRVHLNNMMIKNSTFQNTIFTNINITDVHFENCDFSNADLTSASIHRATFKNCKLLGVKFTESSFGNVSFKGSVLTLCEFGHSKLKQVIFESSLLKNADFYDCKLTKIKYEQCNIDGASFDRTPLKGIDISRSEFETITVSIEELKGCIVSTHQAMMFATLMGLVIKE; encoded by the coding sequence ATGAAAATAGACCAACCTAAAATTTCAAATGAATTAACGACAAAGAGCTTTCAAGATATTTTTTACGAAGAAGACCCACATTTAAGTTATGGTTTGGTTTCCGAATCATCCTTTGATTCTGAAGATATGGACAGAGTTCATCTAAATAATATGATGATTAAGAACTCCACCTTTCAAAATACGATTTTTACAAATATTAATATTACCGATGTTCATTTTGAAAACTGTGATTTTTCAAATGCTGACTTGACCAGCGCAAGTATCCATAGAGCTACATTTAAAAATTGCAAATTATTAGGGGTTAAATTTACAGAGTCAAGTTTTGGTAATGTATCGTTTAAGGGTTCAGTGTTGACACTATGTGAGTTCGGGCACTCGAAGTTAAAACAAGTCATATTTGAAAGTAGTTTATTAAAAAATGCAGATTTTTATGATTGTAAGTTAACAAAAATAAAGTATGAACAATGCAATATTGATGGGGCAAGTTTTGACCGTACACCATTAAAAGGAATAGATATAAGTCGTTCTGAATTTGAGACTATAACTGTATCCATTGAGGAATTAAAAGGGTGTATAGTCTCCACTCATCAAGCCATGATGTTTGCAACTTTAATGGGGTTAGTGATAAAGGAATAA
- a CDS encoding alpha/beta fold hydrolase, giving the protein MNYDIFNLGNVTLQSGERLPNAILAYKTYGKLNEHKNNVIIFPTALGDQHDQNEWLIGSGMALDPDKYFIIVPNLLGNGLSSSPSNTPAPYDMDNFPKVSIYDNVVLQHQLVTEKFGIKKISLVLGWSMGGLQSYQWGAIYPDMVERIAPFCGAAKTWSHNYVVLNGLKASLTASVPSDKLNQLTSENMRTVGSVYAGWGLSQAFFREELYRELGCESIEDFVGGILEDSFMKMNPHNFLTMLWTGQNADISDNPIYKGNFEEALSHIKAHAYVMPAKTDLFCTADDNEYEAKHIPNSAYLPIESIWGHFAGRGINDADNKFIDHNLKSLLALSANR; this is encoded by the coding sequence ATGAATTACGATATTTTTAATCTTGGGAACGTAACTTTACAATCAGGAGAAAGGTTACCCAATGCTATTCTCGCTTATAAAACGTACGGAAAGTTGAATGAGCATAAAAATAATGTCATTATCTTTCCGACTGCTTTAGGAGATCAGCATGATCAAAACGAATGGCTAATTGGAAGTGGAATGGCTCTAGATCCGGATAAATATTTCATTATTGTTCCTAATCTCTTAGGAAATGGTTTATCTTCGTCTCCTAGTAATACACCTGCCCCATATGATATGGATAATTTTCCTAAGGTATCTATCTATGATAATGTTGTACTTCAACACCAATTGGTAACAGAGAAATTCGGCATAAAGAAAATTTCTCTTGTTCTAGGGTGGTCAATGGGTGGTCTTCAATCCTATCAATGGGGAGCCATTTATCCTGACATGGTCGAACGAATTGCACCTTTTTGCGGTGCTGCTAAAACGTGGTCGCATAATTATGTGGTCTTAAATGGCTTAAAAGCATCACTTACGGCTTCTGTTCCTTCGGATAAATTAAATCAGTTGACTTCTGAAAACATGCGCACTGTCGGTAGTGTTTATGCAGGATGGGGTTTATCACAGGCATTTTTTAGAGAAGAGCTATACCGTGAGTTGGGATGTGAATCAATAGAAGATTTTGTAGGAGGAATCTTAGAAGATAGCTTTATGAAAATGAATCCTCACAATTTCCTAACTATGTTATGGACAGGACAGAACGCAGATATTAGTGATAATCCTATCTACAAAGGAAACTTTGAAGAAGCACTTAGTCATATCAAAGCTCATGCATATGTCATGCCAGCTAAAACCGACTTATTCTGTACTGCTGACGATAACGAGTATGAGGCTAAGCATATACCAAATAGTGCCTACTTGCCTATTGAATCAATTTGGGGGCATTTCGCCGGTCGTGGGATTAACGATGCTGATAATAAATTCATTGATCATAACCTGAAAAGCTTGTTAGCACTTAGTGCAAACAGGTAG
- a CDS encoding LysR family transcriptional regulator encodes MEIRQLNTFRTVASTLNFSRAAESLNYVPSNVTMQIKALEDELGVRLFDRLGKQLVLTTAGKRFLIHIQSVLDKLEEARSVVHNSENLTGTLTISANEVLCAYRLPAVFQLFRSRFPGVRLIFRSVPNQQLKQTLFDGDADVVFILDEPVLSTGLTVEPLLEEHFGFFVAPDHPLLKLPLLRLEDFHEEVFLVNEKGCTYRNMFDRSFEQKGMDSITYLEFQNAEAIKQCAITGIGIAFLPMKTVEVEIERGQLVSLPWNIPDLHVYTQMLWHKDKWLSPIISAFIDATREGIVMTENRNV; translated from the coding sequence TTGGAAATTCGACAATTGAATACGTTTCGTACAGTTGCGTCTACTTTGAATTTTAGTCGTGCAGCTGAATCACTCAACTATGTTCCTTCTAATGTAACGATGCAAATTAAAGCCTTAGAGGATGAACTCGGTGTTCGTCTTTTTGATCGTTTAGGTAAGCAACTAGTTCTTACGACAGCAGGTAAACGTTTCTTAATTCATATTCAAAGCGTTCTTGATAAATTGGAGGAAGCTCGAAGTGTTGTTCATAATAGCGAAAATTTAACTGGTACACTAACAATAAGTGCCAATGAAGTCTTGTGCGCATATAGACTCCCGGCTGTATTTCAATTATTTCGTTCGCGCTTTCCTGGAGTGAGACTCATCTTTCGTTCTGTTCCAAATCAGCAACTCAAACAAACGCTTTTTGATGGTGATGCGGACGTGGTTTTCATTTTAGACGAACCTGTTCTATCAACAGGTCTTACAGTTGAACCTTTACTGGAAGAACATTTTGGATTTTTTGTGGCTCCTGACCATCCTCTCTTAAAACTACCTTTGTTAAGACTTGAAGATTTTCATGAAGAAGTATTTCTCGTCAATGAAAAGGGATGTACGTATCGAAACATGTTTGATCGATCATTTGAGCAAAAGGGAATGGATAGTATTACGTATTTAGAATTCCAAAATGCTGAAGCTATCAAACAATGCGCAATTACTGGGATAGGAATTGCCTTTCTTCCCATGAAAACTGTGGAAGTCGAAATAGAACGTGGGCAACTTGTATCACTGCCATGGAATATTCCGGACTTACATGTATATACACAGATGTTATGGCATAAAGACAAGTGGCTCTCACCCATAATCTCTGCCTTCATAGATGCGACAAGAGAGGGTATAGTTATGACAGAGAATAGAAACGTCTAG
- a CDS encoding VOC family protein: protein MKAIAYLQFNGNAQEALEFYETALQGTVKKVSFGALPQNPSAPLSLEEQGMIMESRIEFSENILMISDVLPSMQAVTGEVTKGTNVIISVIDGEQETNKLYFENLSKDGTIIMPISSVPWSSSFGMLIDKFGVMWKFNSDASQFLNSLV, encoded by the coding sequence ATGAAAGCAATCGCATACCTACAATTCAATGGCAATGCACAAGAAGCGTTAGAATTTTATGAAACAGCATTACAAGGAACAGTAAAAAAGGTCAGCTTTGGTGCACTTCCTCAAAATCCATCTGCACCACTTTCTTTAGAAGAACAAGGCATGATTATGGAATCTCGCATTGAGTTTTCTGAAAACATATTAATGATTTCTGATGTATTACCTTCTATGCAAGCTGTAACAGGTGAAGTAACAAAAGGAACGAATGTTATTATTAGCGTAATTGATGGAGAACAAGAAACGAACAAATTGTACTTTGAAAACCTCTCTAAAGACGGAACAATTATAATGCCAATCTCTTCTGTACCATGGTCATCTAGTTTTGGCATGCTAATAGACAAGTTCGGCGTAATGTGGAAATTCAACAGCGACGCAAGTCAATTCTTGAATAGTCTAGTCTAA